gaagaagattttagcttgatatcatcttcattctgacttctacaccttctttttcaatctGGACAAGTTCCTACGGTCAAAATGGAATGAAAATTTCACCGAACGTGTATAACAGTGTaataacaaagccttgaaagtttgagaccaaaatacggactaaaaatgacaaaaattggacagaaacctgattccgctcgaacgaacatttctaattccgcttgaaactttcagttaattccgctccaaaacttgattccgctcgaaatttgggtctaattccgctcgaaacagtgattccgctcgaaaattCAGAtcagattccgctcgaaatgtcaattatctgatttcgctccaacggATTGacatctgattccgctcgagaatTAACCTGATTTTGCTCCTAAACATCAagttctaattccgctccaaaacaAAATCCTGATTTCGCTCCGACGTGTCAatctctgatttcgctccaaattgcaaagtctgattccgctccaaagaaTCAAactgtgatttcgctccaaaagtgaAATTTCGTGTCGAGATCGTTTCACGTTCACCGAGTGTCAGTCTGTTTCAGGATTTTTGATATTGTCTatactgattgtgtttgtttgattgtcTGTTCAGGTTTACATCATGGCTGAggaattctacaacacgtttttcaatGCGTTCACATCTGAGTCGTCCGAGATTGCAAATGTTACACCAAAGACCATCACAAAAGCtatcaatgagaacatcaagcatgataacttttacggaacacactcaaagccaccaactctggAGAGCATTGAGGATTATACATGGTGGAAAGAACGTTTTCTTAACTAGGCGAAAGCGTATGCTCATGAAAGCTGGTTCTGTTTAGAGTTTGGATATGAACGaccaaaagatgataaaggcgAAGAACTACCATTCAAGAGATTTTCCAGAGAAGATAAATCTGAATTGGCCGCTGAACAGAGAATGGTTGCTTTGATTCAGACGGCAATCAGAAATGATATATTTGCCCTGCTTACACATGATGGGTCATCTAAatcggtttgggaagctttacgtgttaaagctgaggggggtaaacagataaaaaagaacaaaattgcgttgcttaaaaaagaattcgatttgtttgatagtttaaaaggagaGATGGTGAGGCAAATGATAGAGAGATTCTGTCACCTCAAAATTGAACTTGAACGTTTTAAAATTGagaaaacaagagaggaaattattgataaagtcattgaagcgttaccacgggctgatcagtggcaaatgtttgtgtttattttgaaaaatgatgctttataTGACACGATTTCTCTTGATgctttgtttgaaaagatagagagtcatgatctggagctacaaaagcaaagcaagatgactggttcttcacatcaacagaatgttggtctatactacaaaggcagtgtacctTCGGAGAACGGTGTtagttcaccaaagacagcattcagtggtgagaagatgaaagaatcacaaacaacgtcaacaagtcatcattctggataccattcatcttcaaaatcaaattctgatgaagctgaagaaattttgtgcaacattgctcttaaattgaagaattctcctgcaatgagcatcaatgcagctaagCAGCAGATGAGTTTCCTAgcatctgttctggaatcatatgaaggtcttgtagctggcaaaattggaaactccgaattgaccaaagaagactacgaccagattgatccggaagagatggaactcattgacattCGCTGGTGTTTAGCTTGTTGCATCCGAAGAGCACAGAGGTAtatggaaattactgggaaacaatctcttggaggtgcatcaacaaagcttggatttgacaaatccaaagtgacctgcttcaaatgtaagcagaaaggtcatttcaagagagaatgcactaaTTCTGCAGTTAGTGGAAATGAACATCcattcaatgatgattattaccgAAAGGCAATCTATcaccgaagcagagaagagccaaagatgattgaagataaaccaagagaaaaatcaagagcttgtGCTGTAATTTACGAagatgaaggttttgactggagctcaatttgtccagaagaagattgTTTGGAAAATGttcgaaaaacagctcatggcagaGCTATCACAGaggaaagaaagtttgtttttgttgctgaaattaaagaagataacaaagacaaagacacaactgaaaacaaagaagaaaatgttGTTGCTGAGATGaaggagaaaactcgagaagagatcttgagtgagaaaACTTACAGAGAAAGAAACGTTGTTTACAACAGAATGGATGACATGCAGAAGAGTATGAGAATGCTGTCAGCAACAGAAGATGTgataagaagagagagtgttactacaacagagaaggagaaccggttgttccaaagaaagacataatctttgatgatgttcttctcataGTTCCGTTGAGAGCCGAATACTATAGAAATGTGATGAAAGATGACACATATGCTAAAAAGCTTGAAAAGGAGATCAGATATGCCATGTTATCATGTctaagaaaaagggatgaagagagaatgaagaagaatgttgaagagatggtgaacaatctgaagaagattGCTGAAGAGGTTAAAGCAGAAGCTGTTGAAGTTGAGGCTATGAAGGAAATCAAAAGCGAAGAAGTTAAGGTAAATGAAAAGGTTGAGAAAGCTGTTACTAAAGAACAGCAGATTGGAGAAGAGGTgaggaaagaagaagaagaagaagttaaGAATGAGAATTTGGAAGCTGGTGATGCTGATGATGAAGTCAGTATTGAAGAAAAGCAAGATGATGCTGAGATGAAGCAGACAGAAGCTActgaaaacaccgaagtgccaatcactgaggtacatTATGATTCTGAAAGCTTAAAAATGGTTgatcagtgcaagaaatgcatggaaccatgcagagtttgtactgaaaaagatgagtaattcagaacaagagatcttgaattcacaaagattgaaaacattttcaaagaaaaaatgcaaagaaatgctagaaaaagaaaaagtttttaaagaaaatgatgaaaaactttcagaaaaatgtaataaattagaaaaagaaaatgaagttttgaaaaaaaaatgtttctaaaatgacagaagagtgttctcaaaaagaaacttatcaagaaatgaaaaaggaatatgactcaatgaaattagcatatcacattacaaaagagtcatatgagaaagtgaaagatgtaatgaaatatgctcaatcaagaatgaattatctttctgaaacaactaaagaaCTTAAACGAATGTATTCTATAAAATaatatgttgttaattcctatattgaggatgttgctaagctaaagcgacaaattgctgatttagaacaggataacaacaacttaaaaagttatcacgtatcgtcatatgtgcttgaacgaattttcaatataaaaccgggtgatggtgagtctgagcagaacaagaaaggcattggctcagagtttcatcaagttccaccaccggaaaatttgcattttatgatgaggaaaaggtcgaaaaagctttcaacatggtagaccaattgccaaacaacattgacataacctattccaaatctgatgattctcatgattcagaggtggta
The Helianthus annuus cultivar XRQ/B chromosome 6, HanXRQr2.0-SUNRISE, whole genome shotgun sequence genome window above contains:
- the LOC110944735 gene encoding parathymosin-like, encoding MVNNLKKIAEEVKAEAVEVEAMKEIKSEEVKVNEKVEKAVTKEQQIGEEVRKEEEEEVKNENLEAGDADDEVSIEEKQDDAEMKQTEATENTEVPITEVLKINEECENEIWSSLAQQEEEVAAGPWFG